One genomic window of Scylla paramamosain isolate STU-SP2022 chromosome 20, ASM3559412v1, whole genome shotgun sequence includes the following:
- the LOC135110734 gene encoding serum response factor homolog A-like has protein sequence MMLWGLVREKNTCNWVDLIKQVQWTKNTVNHRVIGMSPYEAMFGQKHVSPMKITEQETDYEGTEQQQQQQQQQQQQQQQQQQQQPWDEQMEIEEEDRAGVQQQQQQKPSWDEQMGTREKDGAGVQQQQHQPSRDQMGPREKDGDGVQQQQQQQQQQQQQQQPLWDEQACFSKKTETGYNSSSSNNSKHCGMNRWDPREKTETGYNNSSSNHHGMNRWDPGKKTEMGYNSKRGRREHKSKKKISSGYTMKRSKFLEMENW, from the exons ATGATGTTATGGGGATTGGTGCGGGAGAAGAACACGTGTAACTGGGTGGACTTGATCAAGCAGGTGCAATGGACCAAAAATACTGTCAACCATAGAGTAATTGGAATGTCTCCATACGAAGCAATGTTCGGGCAGAAGCACGTATCACCTATGAAAATCACAGAACAG GAGACTGACTACGAAGGGactgaacagcaacaacaacaacaacaacaacaacaacaacaacaacaacaacaacaacaacaacaaccatggGATGAACAG atggagattgaggaagaagacagagcGGGtgtgcaacagcagcagcaacaaaaaccATCATGGGATGAACAG ATGGGTACCAGGGAAAAAGACGGAGCGGGggtacaacagcagcagcatcaaccaTCACGGGATCAG ATGGGTCCCAGGGAAAAAGACGGAGACGGagtacaacagcagcaacagcagcagcaacagcagcagcaacaacaacaaccattatgGGATGAACAGGCTTGTTTCTC GAAAAAGACGGAGACGGggtacaacagcagcagcagcaacaacagcaaacatTGTGGGATGAACAG ATGGGATCCACGGGAAAAGACGGAGACGGggtacaacaacagcagcagcaaccatCATGGGATGAACAG ATGGGATCCAGGGAAAAAGACGGAGATGGGGTACAACagcaagagggggaggagggaacacaagagcaagaagaagatcAGCAGCGGTTATACAATGAAGAG GTCAAAATTTCTAGAGATGGAGAACTGGTAG